Proteins found in one Microcoleus sp. FACHB-831 genomic segment:
- the pap gene encoding polyphosphate:AMP phosphotransferase, protein MLNNLDLNLSVEKSTYKSQIEALMREMRSLQKACWEKKLPTIVVLEGWAAAGKGSLVKKMVNYMDPRGFKVHPIWPPSEQEQQYPFLWRFWQKLPVRGSMGFFYHSWYTHVLEDRLFERVQESEIPTVMAQINAFERQMVDDGSAIAKFWIHISRKELKHRLKEYGDDPFQAWRVRPEDWQQEKHYDKYAAIAQEMLVHTSTSYAPWTLVEGNCQRWARVKVLTQTIATLQQALDRQPMHVPPPAIQPHLNSAEPNLLAKVNLNLSLPADEYKKQLRNEQVVLRKLQMKIDKHHVPVLVLFEGWDAAGKGGAIKRLTDALDPRSYVVNSFAAPSDEEKSHQYLWRFWRRLPSSGTIGIFDRSWYGRVLVERVEGFAEENEWHRAYQEINEFEAQLTSAGYVLVKFWLHISPEEQLKRFTARHNDPFKNYKLTDEDWRNREKWPLYEEAVNQAIQRTDTHTAPWTIIPANDKLYARVQVIQTVTQAIRAELKRR, encoded by the coding sequence ATGCTAAATAATCTAGATTTGAATCTTTCTGTCGAAAAAAGCACCTACAAGTCCCAGATTGAAGCGCTGATGCGGGAGATGCGATCGCTCCAAAAGGCTTGCTGGGAAAAAAAATTACCCACGATTGTGGTATTAGAGGGTTGGGCAGCAGCGGGTAAGGGTTCCCTAGTCAAAAAAATGGTCAACTACATGGACCCGCGAGGCTTTAAGGTTCATCCCATTTGGCCGCCCAGCGAACAAGAGCAACAATATCCATTTTTGTGGCGGTTCTGGCAAAAACTCCCCGTCCGGGGCAGCATGGGGTTTTTCTATCACAGTTGGTACACCCATGTCTTAGAAGACCGATTGTTTGAACGGGTGCAGGAGTCTGAAATACCGACGGTGATGGCGCAAATTAACGCCTTTGAACGGCAGATGGTGGATGATGGGAGCGCGATCGCTAAATTCTGGATTCATATTAGCCGCAAAGAATTAAAACACCGCCTCAAAGAATATGGCGATGACCCCTTCCAAGCATGGCGCGTCCGTCCCGAAGACTGGCAGCAAGAAAAACACTACGACAAGTATGCCGCGATCGCCCAGGAAATGCTCGTCCACACCAGCACTAGCTACGCTCCCTGGACCTTAGTCGAAGGCAATTGTCAGCGCTGGGCGCGAGTCAAGGTTCTCACCCAAACTATCGCCACGCTACAGCAAGCACTAGACCGCCAACCAATGCACGTTCCCCCCCCAGCAATCCAACCACACCTCAACTCGGCTGAACCGAATTTATTAGCTAAAGTCAATTTAAATTTAAGCTTGCCTGCTGACGAGTACAAAAAGCAGCTACGCAACGAACAAGTCGTTCTGCGTAAGCTGCAAATGAAGATTGACAAACATCACGTACCTGTCTTGGTTCTCTTTGAAGGCTGGGATGCAGCTGGTAAAGGTGGAGCCATCAAACGCTTAACCGACGCCCTCGATCCTCGCAGTTATGTGGTCAATAGCTTTGCCGCACCCTCAGATGAAGAAAAATCCCATCAATACCTCTGGCGCTTCTGGCGGCGGTTGCCTTCTTCTGGAACAATAGGCATTTTTGACCGCAGTTGGTACGGGCGAGTGCTAGTCGAGCGCGTCGAGGGCTTTGCCGAAGAAAATGAATGGCATCGCGCCTACCAGGAAATTAACGAATTTGAAGCGCAACTAACCAGTGCTGGCTACGTTTTGGTTAAGTTCTGGCTGCACATCAGTCCTGAAGAACAGCTCAAACGGTTTACAGCTAGGCACAATGACCCATTTAAAAATTACAAACTGACGGATGAAGATTGGCGAAATCGAGAAAAGTGGCCTTTATACGAGGAAGCGGTAAATCAAGCAATTCAACGCACTGACACCCATACCGCTCCTTGGACGATAATTCCTGCTAATGACAAACTGTATGCCCGCGTCCAAGTGATTCAAACGGTGACGCAGGCAATTCGGGCAGAATTAAAACGCCGTTAA
- a CDS encoding prohibitin family protein, which yields MSFKSPDIPPSAKSDRSAKFAMPTSKQPAFLAGVSLLALIVGLLLIKTVWRTIRPGYVGIVFDKASHKVTTNALEPGWAFINPLSQDIQEYPITIQTYSMVQKGIEGQVDGDDSIKVQSSEGQQLNLDVVIQYQVQRQEANQLYQDWGGAPIETVEDRVVRQYTRSQVPIIVAQHGWEEITASKRGQIATDISNQLQEEFKKRHLELISFGIREVHLPPALQTALDSKIQAQQAAEQQSYALKQAQIKAQQAKVEAQGEAEATKARARGQAEANQLLSRSITPDLIRYEQLQKWDGKLPVFTGGGVIPMIGAADLLMGNAQPKQSKP from the coding sequence ATGTCTTTTAAAAGTCCTGACATACCTCCTTCCGCGAAAAGCGATCGCTCTGCAAAGTTTGCCATGCCAACTTCTAAGCAGCCAGCTTTTCTAGCTGGAGTAAGCTTATTGGCACTAATTGTTGGTTTGTTACTTATAAAAACCGTGTGGCGCACCATTCGGCCTGGGTATGTGGGAATTGTATTCGATAAAGCCTCCCATAAGGTAACAACCAACGCTTTAGAGCCTGGGTGGGCTTTTATTAACCCCCTATCCCAGGATATTCAAGAGTATCCCATCACCATTCAAACCTACTCTATGGTGCAAAAAGGTATTGAAGGCCAAGTTGACGGAGATGACTCGATAAAAGTGCAAAGCAGCGAAGGCCAACAGCTAAATCTAGACGTAGTAATTCAGTATCAGGTGCAACGGCAAGAAGCCAACCAGCTTTACCAAGATTGGGGAGGCGCACCCATTGAAACAGTCGAAGATAGGGTAGTGCGACAGTATACGCGGAGTCAAGTGCCCATCATAGTAGCTCAACATGGGTGGGAAGAAATCACCGCTAGCAAGCGCGGTCAGATTGCCACAGATATTTCTAATCAACTGCAAGAAGAATTTAAAAAGCGCCATCTAGAACTCATCTCTTTCGGAATTCGCGAAGTCCATCTGCCACCCGCTTTGCAAACAGCCCTAGATTCTAAAATTCAGGCACAACAGGCAGCAGAGCAACAAAGCTACGCTCTGAAACAAGCTCAAATCAAAGCCCAGCAAGCCAAAGTGGAAGCACAGGGAGAAGCCGAAGCCACCAAAGCGAGAGCGAGGGGACAAGCCGAAGCCAACCAACTGCTATCGCGTAGCATCACGCCCGATCTGATTCGTTACGAACAACTACAGAAGTGGGATGGTAAACTGCCCGTGTTCACCGGGGGGGGAGTTATTCCTATGATCGGTGCTGCCGATTTACTCATGGGGAACGCCCAACCCAAGCAAAGCAAACCTTAA
- a CDS encoding glycosyltransferase: MKFALVHEWLTPKATGGSELVVREILKHIDADLYALIDFESTNPDSYLFNRPIVSTFLQHFPGSRNGVQKYLPLLPIAIEQLDLRGYDVILSSSHAVAKGVITSPQQLHVCYCHTPMRYAWDLTFDYLASSKAGRGFPGILTRYLLHQMRQWDVLSANRVDYFVANSQHTARRIWRCYRREAEVIYPPVNIERFAFVPQKEDFYLTVSRLVSYKQVSLIVQAFNQLGRSLVVIGTGPELKLLRQIAKPNVQVLGPQPDRVVEEYMSKAKAFVYAACEDFGMALVEAQACGTPAIAYGAGGALETVRDIRQHPEAGTGLFFAVQRPEALIEAVETFEASSGSFNPEIARLNAAQFAPDIFKNRYLAFLERCYQEFYSAKSLPKI, translated from the coding sequence ATGAAATTCGCCCTCGTGCATGAATGGCTAACGCCAAAGGCCACTGGTGGTTCAGAACTTGTTGTGCGGGAAATTTTGAAGCATATTGATGCCGATCTTTATGCCCTGATTGACTTTGAATCCACAAATCCCGACAGCTACTTATTCAATCGCCCCATAGTTTCGACATTTCTGCAACATTTTCCTGGTTCCCGCAACGGGGTGCAAAAATATTTGCCTTTGTTGCCCATAGCGATCGAACAGCTGGACTTACGAGGATATGACGTAATTCTTAGTTCTTCCCACGCTGTAGCCAAGGGAGTTATTACTAGCCCACAACAACTGCACGTATGCTACTGTCACACGCCCATGCGCTACGCCTGGGATCTCACTTTTGATTACTTGGCAAGTAGCAAAGCCGGACGCGGGTTCCCCGGCATCCTGACGCGGTATCTGCTACATCAGATGCGCCAGTGGGATGTCCTGTCGGCCAATCGAGTTGATTACTTTGTTGCTAACTCCCAACACACCGCGAGACGCATCTGGCGCTGCTATCGGCGAGAAGCAGAAGTCATCTATCCGCCAGTGAATATCGAGCGGTTTGCCTTTGTGCCCCAAAAAGAAGATTTTTACCTAACCGTTTCCCGGCTCGTTAGTTACAAACAAGTATCTTTAATTGTTCAAGCTTTTAATCAGTTGGGGCGTAGTCTAGTGGTAATCGGTACTGGCCCGGAGCTAAAACTACTCCGTCAAATAGCCAAGCCGAACGTCCAAGTGCTGGGACCCCAACCAGATAGAGTGGTGGAGGAGTATATGTCCAAGGCGAAAGCGTTTGTATACGCAGCCTGTGAAGATTTTGGTATGGCTTTGGTGGAAGCCCAAGCCTGTGGAACGCCCGCGATCGCCTATGGCGCTGGTGGGGCACTAGAAACAGTCCGGGATATTCGCCAACACCCGGAGGCAGGAACTGGCTTATTTTTCGCCGTTCAGAGGCCAGAGGCTTTAATAGAAGCCGTAGAAACCTTTGAAGCGTCGTCAGGGTCTTTTAATCCCGAAATAGCCCGACTTAACGCCGCTCAGTTTGCGCCAGATATCTTTAAGAATCGCTACCTAGCATTCCTAGAGCGCTGTTATCAGGAATTTTATTCCGCTAAGAGCTTACCTAAAATCTAG
- a CDS encoding sugar transferase, producing MTADSQLLSGKVLRAFVKRGFQPFAPRGRNGVLPSYSLDGYFVKRLFDVLFSLSVLILFSPLYLLLAILIAISSSGPIFYVQERVGRNHKPFGCIKFRTMFSNADDVLMEMMETSPHLRQEFEDNFKLKEDPRITAIGKFLRVTSLDEFPQFWNVLKGDMSVVGPRPLVPEELPKYGSHIDKVLTIKPGITGLWQVSGRNDIPYNRRIQMDVYYVNFHNFWLDLWLVVKTIGVVLAPKNNGAY from the coding sequence ATGACTGCCGATAGCCAACTCCTCTCCGGAAAGGTGTTAAGGGCATTCGTAAAGCGGGGGTTCCAACCCTTCGCTCCGCGAGGCAGAAACGGAGTTCTGCCGTCTTATAGTCTAGATGGATATTTCGTTAAGCGGCTGTTTGATGTCTTGTTTTCGTTATCAGTTCTGATTCTGTTTTCGCCGCTTTACCTGTTGCTGGCAATACTTATTGCCATCAGTTCATCAGGCCCCATTTTTTATGTTCAGGAGCGCGTGGGGCGTAATCATAAGCCTTTTGGCTGCATCAAATTTAGAACCATGTTCTCAAACGCAGATGACGTGTTGATGGAAATGATGGAAACATCACCTCATCTGCGTCAGGAATTTGAAGACAATTTCAAGCTCAAAGAAGATCCTCGGATTACTGCCATTGGCAAGTTTCTCCGGGTTACTAGCCTTGACGAATTTCCCCAGTTCTGGAACGTTTTGAAAGGTGATATGAGCGTTGTCGGCCCGCGCCCTTTAGTCCCCGAGGAATTACCAAAATACGGAAGTCACATTGACAAGGTTTTGACAATTAAGCCTGGAATCACGGGGCTGTGGCAAGTTTCCGGACGCAATGACATCCCCTATAATCGTCGCATCCAGATGGACGTATACTATGTCAACTTCCACAATTTCTGGCTGGATTTGTGGCTGGTTGTCAAAACAATTGGGGTGGTTCTCGCTCCTAAAAACAATGGTGCATACTAA
- a CDS encoding YdcF family protein, whose translation MFLLLTRVLLWLLIGTIVYFVLVQFIPRQYFTWIGGLIVFGLLVAAFLRPYNPVVYSLWNVFSFPLKPLGFSLLLLLFAARTIDNGGIKSPGGWQVLIALIVLLVSSTPFLAYQLVGQLEKEVQQIEQQRQEVCQSECPPGERTRFKTVTAIVILGPLASEANFPFDDTGDRLLNAIALYQEQLSVRNRPLLIVTGVASANLNPASNNKTNGNNNDIQTLLARTSVPPNKIRLAPSPIDLRSSAIAVEDILKQENINSRRIFLLSAPLHSRRAALTFINQGFTVLSPSPNISVSLLGTTPRRRLQIAEFIPTAEALFLTSRVLDEYYASLYYFLRGWLTPILL comes from the coding sequence ATGTTTTTACTCCTAACCCGCGTTCTGCTCTGGCTACTAATTGGCACTATTGTCTATTTTGTGCTGGTGCAATTTATTCCCAGACAATATTTCACATGGATTGGTGGCTTGATTGTGTTTGGTTTGTTGGTGGCGGCGTTTCTGCGACCTTACAATCCAGTCGTCTACTCATTGTGGAATGTTTTCTCGTTTCCCCTCAAGCCGTTGGGGTTTTCGCTTTTGCTTTTGTTGTTTGCAGCCCGAACTATCGATAATGGAGGGATAAAAAGCCCTGGAGGGTGGCAAGTTTTGATTGCACTAATTGTTTTATTGGTGTCTAGCACACCATTTTTGGCCTATCAGCTTGTGGGGCAATTAGAAAAGGAAGTGCAGCAAATCGAGCAACAACGGCAGGAAGTTTGTCAAAGTGAGTGTCCGCCAGGGGAAAGGACAAGATTCAAAACGGTTACGGCAATTGTAATATTGGGGCCACTCGCTAGCGAAGCGAATTTCCCTTTTGATGATACTGGCGATCGCCTGCTTAATGCGATCGCGCTATACCAGGAACAGTTATCTGTAAGAAATCGCCCCCTACTAATTGTCACTGGTGTTGCCAGTGCTAACCTCAATCCAGCTAGCAACAACAAAACCAACGGCAATAATAATGACATCCAAACGCTGCTAGCTAGAACTTCCGTTCCGCCTAATAAAATTAGGCTTGCACCCAGCCCTATCGATCTCCGCAGTAGTGCGATCGCAGTTGAAGATATTCTGAAGCAGGAAAATATAAACTCGCGCCGCATTTTCCTCCTTTCCGCCCCCTTGCACAGTCGCCGCGCCGCCCTCACTTTTATCAACCAGGGCTTTACGGTTCTTTCCCCTTCGCCGAATATCTCTGTATCTCTTCTGGGCACGACGCCTAGAAGACGCTTGCAAATTGCTGAGTTTATCCCTACCGCAGAAGCCCTTTTCCTTACAAGCCGGGTTCTTGACGAATATTACGCCTCGCTTTATTACTTTTTGCGCGGCTGGCTGACACCTATCCTGTTATAG